The following is a genomic window from Balneola sp..
ATTGGAGATAGCAGTGAGCCTTGAATGTGACCATTCATGAAGTCAGTACGATTTCGAGTATCTACAATTACAGCTTCACTTAGTCGAACTTCACCAATCATTTTTTCAATGGTAGTGTGTTCAGGCTGAGGAAGGTCACCAAGTACAGCGGGACCAAGCTTGTTGTCTCTCTTCATGCGGGCAAAATAAAGTGGCGGCTCAGGCTGCCCTTCCAGAATATAATCTACAAACTCTTGCTCACTTATGGCTGCTTTGATAGAACCGTTAAACCGCTGTTCGTATCCTACTGTAGATTCAGGCACAGCGCCCAAGGCTTTACCACAAGCACTTCCGGCTCCATGTCCCGGCCAAAGCTGTAAATACTCCGGCATCTCTTTAAATTTTTTGAGTGAATCATATAAAACACGTGCTGAGCTTTCCATAGCTCCTTCTTGCCCCGCTGCTGATTCAAGCAAGTCTGGCCGGCCAACATCACCCACAAAAACAAAATCACCGGATAGGATACCCATTGGTTCATCAGTTGCAGCTCCATCAGTTACCATAAAGCTAACGTGCTCAGGCGTGTGTCCCGGGCTGTGAACGGTTGTGAATTTGATATTTCCGATTGAGAACTCATCACCATCCTTTAGCAGCTCATAGTTATAATCGCTGCCTTTAAGCCATTCGTACTTCCAGTCTTTATCTCCTTCGTCAGAGGCGTAAACTTTCATCCCCTGCTCAGCTAATTCTCTCAGTCCAGAAAGGTAGTCGGCATGGATATGAGTTTCCGCAGCTGCAACCAATTCTAAATTATTATCTAATGCCAATTCTTTGTAGCGCTCAATATCGCGCATGGGATCGATCACAATGGCTTTGCCATTAGCCTGACATCCAATGAGATAAGCATACTGAGCTAGTTTGTCTTCAAATATTTGCTGAAAAAACATGAACTTCTAAGAGTTACTAAATTGAAATTAAAAGAGCACTTCTAAATTTCTGAATAAACCAAAGTGCTGCATTCTGAACTAATTATTATTCTGATTCCAAACCCGAGTTAACCAAATCCTGGTACCCACCAATATTGTAGACCTTTTCAAACCCTTTGTCTTTCATCATTTGGGTAGCTTTGCCACTTCTGTTACCCGATCGGCAGTAAAGATAATAGGTTTCATTTTTATCTAAACTATCCAATTGTTGTGCAAAATCGCCATTTAGTATGTCGTGATGCTGATCTGTTATTTTTAAGTGGCCATTATCATATTCGCCTTGGGTGCGAACGTCGATCACTATTCCGGGGGTCTCTTTATACTGTTGTTTAAAACTTTCAGTACTGGTCATACTTTTAG
Proteins encoded in this region:
- a CDS encoding rhodanese, translating into MKSVISIIVLVAVALAAFYLITTKKNSKSMTSTESFKQQYKETPGIVIDVRTQGEYDNGHLKITDQHHDILNGDFAQQLDSLDKNETYYLYCRSGNRSGKATQMMKDKGFEKVYNIGGYQDLVNSGLESE
- a CDS encoding MBL fold metallo-hydrolase, with product MFFQQIFEDKLAQYAYLIGCQANGKAIVIDPMRDIERYKELALDNNLELVAAAETHIHADYLSGLRELAEQGMKVYASDEGDKDWKYEWLKGSDYNYELLKDGDEFSIGNIKFTTVHSPGHTPEHVSFMVTDGAATDEPMGILSGDFVFVGDVGRPDLLESAAGQEGAMESSARVLYDSLKKFKEMPEYLQLWPGHGAGSACGKALGAVPESTVGYEQRFNGSIKAAISEQEFVDYILEGQPEPPLYFARMKRDNKLGPAVLGDLPQPEHTTIEKMIGEVRLSEAVIVDTRNRTDFMNGHIQGSLLSPMNKQFNTIVGSYVTENEGIYLIIPEEKVEEAVIDLIRIGLDNIKGWATPEELNKFREKGGELFKTDTIDFGKVEEYLASEEMNLLDVRKKSEFDEGHHPEAVNIAHTRLLDQLDDVPSGKPIMVHCKSGARAAVASAMLERADFSVTYVDDEVEPWLEKNDWDKKGLEA